In the genome of Staphylococcus durrellii, one region contains:
- the cspA gene encoding cold shock protein CspA, giving the protein MKQGTVKWFNAEKGFGFIEVEGENDVFVHFSAINQEGYKSLEEGQSVEFEVVEGDRGPQAANVVKL; this is encoded by the coding sequence ATGAAACAAGGTACAGTTAAATGGTTTAACGCTGAAAAAGGATTTGGTTTTATCGAAGTTGAAGGAGAAAACGACGTATTCGTACACTTCTCAGCAATTAACCAAGAAGGTTACAAATCATTAGAAGAAGGTCAATCAGTAGAATTTGAAGTAGTTGAAGGCGACCGCGGTCCTCAAGCTGCAAACGTTGTAAAACTATAA
- a CDS encoding vWA domain-containing protein produces MSERFIKFNDEQLDAKQVMMLQDLARLLLKSEQTQVKIQKFPYYDPQNDTLITSSFWSHRPKHIETTGLKTDVILAAYGYQLMDIGVVNDVIRDNTFTHSKFYQQLFKLLEDKRVLNEIIKQRPTTEKALSLRTEIRTNYIKSQINVYKTKTTYTDLLFLHLAYSILTENFYDIPQIHSSIDDILLNMYQYLPNVFNCASSEDNQFLAQRIMFQIDDILKEDMLNEYYHLPKQVYATMETMSFEKLKRTDASNVDGQSKESDEEPESEEIETKAADSQSSGGAYLEMELHEGENSDTVSDNDTDREGDASDDMTEMQTKKGKGSNNTIDNTEGDAIGANSPFTLTGINENVGIDWRIPDIQPEYIKAYHDVEQSVSVETKDLIQIIKKAIDREYIDERNNLTKGRLQKNLLNWFIDDQYKLFYKKQDLSQTFDATFTLLIDASASMQDKMEETKKGVVLFHETLKSLNVKHEILAFNEDAFEADDKNQPNIIDEIIHYDKSIYVNDGPRIMALEPQDDNRDGVAIRIGSERLLQRSHKQKFLIVFSDGEPSAYNYSQDGILDTYEAVETARKMGIEVFNVFLSQEPITEDIEQTIHNIYGQYSIFVEGVEHLPSHLSPLLKKLLLKSF; encoded by the coding sequence ATGAGCGAGCGTTTTATTAAATTTAACGATGAACAATTAGACGCAAAACAAGTCATGATGCTTCAAGACTTGGCACGTTTGCTACTTAAAAGCGAACAGACGCAAGTTAAAATACAAAAGTTCCCTTATTATGATCCACAAAATGACACATTAATTACGAGTTCATTTTGGTCACATAGACCGAAACATATTGAAACTACTGGTTTAAAAACTGATGTCATTTTAGCTGCATACGGTTATCAGCTTATGGATATTGGTGTAGTCAATGACGTCATACGTGATAATACTTTTACGCATTCTAAATTTTACCAACAATTATTTAAATTGTTAGAAGATAAACGCGTATTAAATGAAATAATTAAGCAACGACCAACTACTGAAAAAGCACTGTCACTGAGAACTGAAATTCGTACTAATTATATAAAATCCCAAATCAACGTGTATAAAACAAAAACAACGTATACTGACTTATTATTTTTACATCTTGCTTATTCTATACTTACAGAGAATTTTTACGATATACCTCAAATTCATTCATCAATTGATGATATTTTACTGAATATGTATCAATATTTGCCAAATGTATTTAACTGTGCCAGTTCTGAAGACAATCAATTTTTAGCACAACGAATTATGTTCCAAATCGATGATATTTTAAAAGAAGATATGCTTAATGAATATTATCATTTACCTAAACAAGTATACGCAACGATGGAAACAATGTCCTTCGAAAAGTTGAAAAGAACTGATGCAAGCAATGTAGACGGGCAAAGTAAAGAAAGTGATGAAGAACCAGAAAGTGAAGAAATAGAAACTAAAGCTGCAGACAGCCAATCTTCAGGCGGTGCTTATTTAGAAATGGAACTGCATGAAGGTGAAAATAGCGATACAGTTAGCGACAACGATACTGACCGCGAAGGTGATGCCAGCGATGATATGACAGAAATGCAAACTAAAAAGGGTAAAGGTTCCAATAATACGATAGATAATACAGAAGGTGATGCGATAGGCGCTAATAGTCCCTTTACGTTAACTGGTATTAATGAGAATGTAGGCATTGATTGGCGTATTCCTGATATTCAACCTGAATATATTAAGGCTTATCATGATGTAGAACAATCAGTAAGTGTTGAAACGAAAGATTTAATTCAAATCATTAAAAAAGCGATTGATCGTGAATATATTGATGAACGTAACAATTTAACTAAAGGACGCTTACAAAAGAATTTATTAAATTGGTTTATCGATGATCAATATAAATTATTTTACAAAAAACAAGATTTAAGTCAGACATTTGATGCTACTTTTACGTTACTCATTGATGCATCTGCCAGTATGCAAGACAAAATGGAAGAAACAAAAAAGGGCGTCGTACTATTCCATGAAACTTTGAAATCATTAAATGTTAAACACGAAATCTTAGCGTTTAACGAAGATGCATTTGAAGCTGATGATAAAAACCAACCAAACATAATCGATGAAATCATTCACTACGATAAATCAATCTATGTGAATGATGGACCAAGAATAATGGCTTTAGAACCTCAAGATGACAATAGAGATGGAGTAGCAATCAGAATAGGAAGTGAACGTTTATTACAGCGGTCACACAAACAAAAATTCTTAATTGTCTTTTCTGATGGTGAGCCTTCAGCTTATAATTATAGCCAAGATGGCATTTTAGATACTTATGAAGCAGTAGAGACTGCAAGAAAAATGGGTATCGAAGTATTTAATGTTTTTTTAAGTCAAGAACCAATAACTGAAGATATAGAGCAAACCATTCATAATATATATGGTCAATATTCAATTTTTGTAGAAGGTGTTGAACATCTACCAAGCCATCTTTCGCCATTGCTAAAAAAGCTATTATTAAAATCATTTTAA
- the sucB gene encoding dihydrolipoyllysine-residue succinyltransferase, with amino-acid sequence MPEVKVPELAESITEGTIAEWLKQVGDSVDKGEAILELETDKVNVEVVSEEAGVLQETLANEGDTVEVGQAVAVVGEGEPSNSGSSDAQGSSDKEASASSDDKAEASNDQQPASSEASESSSSDNGQRVNATPSARKYAREKGIDLNDVASNSGDVLRKEHIEQSQNKQPSSNNASDSNKKEEAKAPTNQNPSKPVKREKMSRRKKTASKKLLEVSNNTAMLTTFNEIDMTNVMNLRKRKKDQFIKDHDGTKLGFMSFFTKAAVAALKKYPEVNAEIDGDDMITKEFYDIGVAVSTDDGLLVPFVRDCDKKNFAEIEAEIANLAVKARDKKLGLDDMVNGSFTITNGGIFGSMMSTPIINGSQAAILGMHSIITRPIAIDADTIENRPMMYIALSYDHRIIDGKEAVGFLKTIKDLIENPEDLLLES; translated from the coding sequence ATGCCAGAGGTAAAAGTTCCAGAATTAGCAGAATCAATCACAGAAGGTACCATTGCAGAATGGCTAAAACAAGTAGGAGATAGCGTAGATAAAGGTGAAGCTATCTTAGAATTAGAAACTGATAAAGTAAACGTAGAAGTAGTTTCAGAAGAGGCGGGCGTACTTCAAGAAACACTTGCTAACGAGGGTGATACTGTTGAGGTAGGTCAAGCAGTTGCTGTTGTAGGAGAAGGCGAACCTTCAAACAGTGGTAGTAGCGACGCTCAAGGCTCCTCAGATAAAGAAGCAAGTGCATCTTCAGATGACAAAGCTGAAGCTTCTAACGATCAACAACCTGCAAGTTCTGAAGCATCAGAAAGCAGTAGTAGTGACAATGGTCAACGCGTAAATGCGACACCATCTGCTAGAAAATATGCACGTGAAAAAGGTATTGATTTAAACGATGTTGCTTCTAATTCAGGCGATGTTTTGAGAAAAGAACACATCGAACAAAGTCAAAATAAGCAACCTTCTTCAAACAATGCTTCAGATTCTAATAAAAAAGAAGAAGCAAAAGCACCAACTAATCAAAATCCATCAAAACCAGTTAAACGAGAAAAAATGTCTCGTCGTAAAAAAACAGCTTCTAAAAAACTGTTGGAAGTTTCAAATAACACTGCAATGTTAACGACATTCAATGAAATTGACATGACAAACGTTATGAACTTACGTAAACGTAAAAAAGATCAATTTATTAAGGATCATGATGGTACAAAACTTGGCTTTATGTCATTCTTCACAAAAGCAGCTGTCGCAGCATTAAAAAAATATCCAGAAGTTAACGCCGAAATTGATGGCGATGACATGATTACGAAAGAGTTCTATGATATAGGTGTTGCAGTTTCAACTGATGACGGTTTATTAGTTCCTTTCGTTAGAGATTGTGATAAGAAAAACTTTGCAGAAATCGAAGCAGAAATTGCTAACTTAGCAGTTAAAGCTCGTGACAAAAAATTAGGATTAGATGATATGGTTAACGGATCGTTCACGATTACTAATGGTGGTATCTTTGGTTCAATGATGTCCACACCAATTATCAATGGTAGTCAAGCAGCAATCCTAGGCATGCACTCTATCATCACACGTCCAATTGCAATTGATGCTGACACAATCGAAAATCGTCCTATGATGTACATCGCGTTAAGTTATGACCATAGAATTATCGATGGTAAAGAAGCAGTAGGATTCTTAAAAACAATTAAAGACTTAATTGAAAATCCAGAAGATTTATTATTAGAATCTTAA
- the brnQ3 gene encoding branched-chain amino acid-like transporter carrier protein BrnQ3, with the protein MNKNTWIIGFTLFAMFFGAGNLIFPPSLGLDSGHFFWPSILAFSLTGIGLPLLGVIIGAVDKQGYIGSLNKISPKFSIIFLIVIYLTIGPLFAIPRTASTSFEMTVTPIAHTSGNISLFIFTAIYFLIVLYLCINPSKMVDRVGSLLTPLLLLTILAMIIKGFVDFGGNSASKASEAYTSNLAGFSQGFTNGYLTMDAIAAIAFSMIVVNAVKATGVVHANKILKQTIMAGVIAAVALLFIYISLGFIGNHMDVSQAKLNSLAAKDQNIGTYLLTTIASTGYGIFGKYLLGIIVALACLTTACGLIVSVSEYFNRILPKIPYKVYVIIFTIISFILANQGLNSVIKMSVPVLSVVYPIAITSVLLILLARLFPTKPIAQRIPVAVVSIVAILSIIDSQGWIKMSFIQALPLKQYSLEWFPVAVVFTIIGYIVSIFVKNEKPIVYEKE; encoded by the coding sequence ATGAACAAAAATACATGGATTATAGGTTTCACGTTATTTGCAATGTTCTTTGGTGCGGGTAACCTTATTTTCCCACCAAGCTTAGGTTTGGATAGCGGCCATTTCTTTTGGCCATCAATCTTAGCATTTTCGTTAACTGGTATTGGATTACCATTATTGGGAGTAATTATAGGAGCAGTAGACAAACAAGGTTATATCGGTTCTTTAAATAAAATTTCGCCTAAATTTTCAATAATATTTTTAATTGTCATTTACTTAACAATTGGGCCTTTATTTGCAATACCTCGTACTGCATCTACATCCTTTGAAATGACAGTAACACCAATTGCACACACGAGTGGAAATATATCATTATTTATTTTCACTGCTATATACTTTTTAATCGTATTATATTTATGTATCAACCCATCTAAAATGGTTGATCGTGTAGGATCTTTATTAACACCATTATTATTATTAACAATTTTAGCTATGATCATTAAAGGCTTTGTAGATTTTGGTGGTAACAGTGCAAGTAAGGCTTCTGAAGCTTATACTTCAAACTTAGCTGGTTTCTCACAAGGTTTTACTAACGGTTATCTAACGATGGATGCAATAGCAGCTATCGCATTTTCAATGATTGTTGTAAACGCAGTTAAAGCTACCGGCGTTGTACATGCTAATAAGATTTTAAAACAAACAATTATGGCAGGGGTTATTGCTGCAGTTGCATTATTATTTATTTACATTTCACTAGGTTTTATAGGTAACCATATGGATGTATCACAAGCTAAATTAAATAGTTTAGCTGCCAAAGATCAAAACATCGGTACATACTTATTAACAACAATTGCAAGTACGGGTTACGGCATATTTGGTAAATACTTATTAGGGATTATTGTAGCACTTGCATGTTTAACAACAGCATGTGGTTTAATCGTCTCAGTTTCAGAATATTTCAATCGTATTTTACCTAAAATTCCGTACAAAGTATACGTTATTATTTTTACAATTATTAGTTTTATTTTAGCAAATCAAGGATTGAACTCAGTAATTAAGATGTCGGTACCTGTATTGAGTGTAGTATACCCAATTGCAATTACTTCTGTATTATTAATCTTACTTGCTAGATTATTCCCAACTAAACCCATTGCTCAACGTATTCCCGTTGCAGTAGTTTCAATTGTAGCTATTTTAAGTATTATAGATAGTCAAGGTTGGATTAAGATGAGTTTTATTCAAGCACTACCTTTAAAACAATATTCATTAGAATGGTTTCCAGTTGCAGTAGTGTTTACAATCATTGGTTATATTGTTTCAATATTTGTTAAAAATGAAAAACCTATCGTCTATGAAAAAGAATAA
- a CDS encoding ATP-binding protein translates to MTNMQYINADESVYNDALSLLKLNKNLLLKGPTGSGKTKLAETLSDALQKPMYQVNCSVDLDAESLLGFKTIQTNDSGQQEIVFIDGPVIKAMKEGHILYIDEINMAKPETLPVLNGVLDYRRKLTNPFTGEVINAAPGFNVIAAINEGYIGTLPMNEALKNRFVVIQVDYIDGKILGDVIRQQSQLTDEKLIAQIIKFNEDLRTMTKQGQISEEAASIRALIDLSDLATVMPIKRAIKRTIIDKLEDEREQQAIINAVELNF, encoded by the coding sequence ATGACAAATATGCAATATATTAATGCTGATGAAAGTGTATATAATGACGCATTATCTTTATTAAAATTAAATAAAAATTTATTATTAAAAGGACCAACTGGGTCAGGTAAAACAAAATTAGCCGAAACTTTGAGTGATGCGTTACAAAAACCAATGTATCAAGTTAATTGTTCCGTCGATTTAGATGCTGAAAGTTTATTAGGTTTCAAAACGATACAAACCAATGATAGTGGTCAACAAGAAATAGTTTTTATTGATGGACCAGTGATCAAAGCAATGAAAGAAGGTCATATCTTATATATTGATGAGATAAATATGGCCAAGCCTGAAACCTTACCCGTGTTAAATGGTGTACTAGATTATAGACGCAAATTAACAAACCCATTTACTGGCGAAGTAATTAATGCCGCTCCTGGATTCAATGTTATAGCTGCAATCAATGAAGGGTATATTGGTACATTGCCAATGAACGAAGCATTAAAAAACCGTTTTGTTGTCATTCAAGTTGATTATATCGATGGTAAAATCTTAGGCGACGTCATTAGACAACAGAGTCAACTAACAGATGAAAAATTAATTGCTCAAATAATTAAATTTAACGAAGATTTACGTACGATGACAAAACAGGGTCAAATTTCAGAAGAAGCTGCCAGCATCAGAGCATTAATCGATTTAAGTGACTTAGCTACAGTTATGCCTATTAAAAGGGCAATTAAGCGTACAATAATTGATAAATTAGAAGATGAGCGAGAACAACAAGCTATTATCAATGCTGTAGAATTAAATTTTTAG
- a CDS encoding VOC family protein: MNGLRSVTTGTNDLQKTKTLFSDILGLSVEEKNGALRFGDAELNSGTRIHFVEIPNYHCTNNHIDSIGLRIPTDEGIAEYQSVLENANIDYSATTDLNGHQYFQFKDHNGQTFDIYSNEHNTGTPLGMPTFDSVVNPLHQIQGLGPVILKVNELVLTQSILTKVFNLEHFAEYLPYDEAPQKIQVFKIGDGGLGGELHLYSAEDEVKMPEHGIVEQVEFATESPEIYQNAIQQLEIIGIPYQTLDQGESKSLRISENSGITFILTLENIK; the protein is encoded by the coding sequence ATGAATGGTCTAAGAAGTGTTACTACAGGTACAAATGATTTACAAAAAACCAAAACATTATTTAGCGATATACTTGGCCTTAGCGTAGAAGAGAAAAATGGCGCATTAAGATTTGGTGATGCTGAACTAAATTCAGGTACACGCATACACTTTGTAGAAATTCCTAACTATCATTGCACAAACAATCATATTGATAGTATTGGTTTACGTATACCTACAGATGAAGGCATTGCAGAATATCAATCAGTTTTAGAAAATGCCAACATTGATTATAGTGCTACGACAGATTTAAACGGACACCAATATTTTCAATTTAAAGACCATAATGGTCAAACATTTGATATTTATTCAAATGAACATAACACTGGCACGCCATTAGGTATGCCAACATTTGATAGCGTTGTAAATCCATTACATCAAATTCAAGGCTTGGGTCCTGTTATTTTAAAAGTAAATGAACTAGTCTTAACTCAATCTATTCTCACTAAGGTTTTTAATTTAGAACATTTTGCCGAGTATTTACCATACGATGAAGCACCACAAAAAATTCAAGTTTTTAAAATTGGTGATGGTGGATTAGGTGGAGAATTGCATTTGTATTCTGCCGAAGATGAAGTTAAAATGCCCGAACACGGTATCGTAGAACAAGTCGAGTTTGCAACCGAGTCTCCAGAAATATATCAAAATGCGATACAACAATTAGAAATTATTGGCATCCCATATCAAACTTTAGATCAAGGCGAATCGAAATCGTTAAGGATATCTGAAAATAGTGGTATTACGTTTATTTTAACGCTAGAAAATATTAAATAA
- a CDS encoding DUF6501 family protein: MLHETWKDNTPIKTVEVVHTDAQKFKVSDMLTIGKQYDVINETEEYYQIIDNSGLVGGYYKEYFKEV, encoded by the coding sequence ATGTTACACGAAACTTGGAAAGACAATACACCTATAAAAACTGTTGAGGTTGTTCATACAGATGCACAAAAATTTAAAGTTTCTGATATGTTAACGATTGGAAAACAATATGATGTCATTAATGAAACTGAAGAATATTATCAAATCATCGATAACTCAGGACTTGTCGGCGGTTATTACAAAGAATATTTTAAAGAAGTATAA
- a CDS encoding acylphosphatase, which translates to MQRKHIKVFGMVQGVGFRFYTDRLALKYNITGTVQNVEDFVDIYAQGDETEIEAFTEAVIKGASPSSQVDDYTIEDLEIDQDLKQFKTI; encoded by the coding sequence ATGCAACGTAAACACATTAAAGTATTTGGAATGGTACAAGGTGTTGGTTTTCGTTTTTATACAGACCGATTAGCACTTAAATATAATATTACTGGTACAGTTCAAAATGTAGAAGATTTTGTAGACATTTATGCTCAAGGAGACGAAACAGAAATTGAGGCATTTACCGAAGCCGTTATTAAAGGTGCTTCCCCTTCCTCTCAAGTCGATGACTACACCATTGAAGACTTAGAAATAGATCAAGATTTAAAACAATTTAAAACAATTTAA
- a CDS encoding 5-bromo-4-chloroindolyl phosphate hydrolysis family protein — translation MRYNISRVLGTVVAFPIAVIVWFVSIFALDIQFIFDILISIAAFLGGYFPTQRLSSRKYLHEIGLSRRDYHFVNNQLNHAQDKIRRILKVFVNVRSIKDFRQVSDIYRISRAIYFAVKQQPSKFFLVESFFYSHIDNALNLIESYTRLSKSPKKTQEEKQKLEQTRITLDEVNRTLIADLKRINEDDYQKLNIEMELNKMEQKRRK, via the coding sequence TTGAGATACAATATTTCTCGTGTTTTGGGGACTGTTGTCGCTTTTCCAATTGCTGTCATAGTATGGTTTGTTAGCATTTTTGCTTTAGATATACAATTTATTTTTGATATTTTAATCTCAATTGCTGCTTTCTTGGGGGGTTACTTTCCTACTCAACGTTTGTCATCGAGAAAATACTTACATGAGATAGGATTATCACGTAGAGATTATCATTTCGTAAATAATCAACTGAACCATGCTCAAGATAAAATAAGACGGATTTTAAAAGTTTTTGTTAACGTAAGGTCAATTAAAGATTTTCGACAAGTCAGCGATATTTATCGAATCTCACGAGCAATTTATTTTGCAGTTAAACAACAACCTTCAAAATTTTTCTTAGTAGAGAGTTTCTTTTATTCTCATATAGATAATGCACTTAATTTAATAGAATCTTATACGAGACTTTCTAAATCTCCGAAAAAGACACAGGAAGAAAAGCAAAAACTCGAACAAACACGTATTACATTAGATGAAGTGAATCGTACGTTGATAGCAGATTTGAAAAGAATCAATGAAGATGACTATCAAAAGTTAAATATAGAGATGGAATTAAATAAAATGGAACAAAAAAGACGCAAATAA
- a CDS encoding toxic anion resistance protein: MSREQDYLNAHPFDSYIDEQNANEHEILDSKQQQFSQAEQQKIQKLSQSITPLDNEALLNFGTDAQSNMSQFSHRILNDVRTSDVGPVGDTLDSLMSKLKSVNPDELNPENQSKLKRIFKRTKASINEVFSKMQSVGSQIDRISLELDKHKGNLKKDIDLLDELYNQNKDYFDDLTLYIEAAKQKKHAIEQHDLPQLQEQAKQSSNQMDVQEASDMSQFVERLDKRIYDLQLSRQIAIQTAPQIRMIQNVNQALAEKIQSSILTSIPLWKNQMSIALTLMRQRNAVSAQKAVTDTTNELLIKNSSLLKQNAVETATENERGVVDIETLKTTQSDIIETIEQTLQIQKQGRQKRQQAEGELSELEGELKRQLLDLKDDKQ, from the coding sequence ATGTCTAGAGAACAAGATTATTTAAATGCTCATCCGTTTGACTCATACATCGATGAGCAAAACGCTAATGAACATGAGATCCTCGATAGTAAACAACAACAATTCTCTCAAGCGGAACAGCAAAAGATTCAAAAGTTAAGTCAATCGATTACCCCCTTAGATAACGAAGCATTGTTAAATTTTGGGACAGATGCCCAATCTAATATGTCTCAATTCTCACATCGTATATTAAACGATGTGAGAACATCAGATGTCGGACCAGTTGGTGATACTTTAGATAGTTTAATGTCTAAATTAAAATCTGTTAATCCAGACGAATTAAATCCAGAAAACCAATCTAAATTAAAGCGTATTTTTAAAAGAACAAAAGCATCGATTAATGAAGTGTTTTCTAAAATGCAGTCAGTCGGTTCACAAATTGACCGCATTTCACTAGAGCTAGACAAGCACAAAGGAAATTTAAAAAAAGATATTGATCTATTAGATGAATTATATAATCAAAACAAAGACTACTTTGACGATTTAACGTTATATATTGAAGCTGCAAAGCAAAAAAAGCATGCTATTGAGCAACACGACTTACCTCAATTACAAGAACAAGCTAAACAATCATCGAACCAAATGGATGTTCAAGAAGCGTCGGATATGAGCCAATTCGTTGAGCGACTTGATAAAAGAATCTATGATTTACAATTATCTCGACAAATTGCAATCCAAACCGCCCCTCAAATTAGAATGATACAAAATGTAAATCAGGCCTTAGCAGAAAAAATACAAAGTTCAATATTGACAAGTATTCCTTTATGGAAAAACCAAATGTCTATCGCTTTAACGCTCATGCGTCAGAGAAACGCTGTATCAGCTCAAAAAGCAGTTACCGATACAACGAATGAATTATTGATTAAGAACTCATCATTGCTTAAACAGAATGCTGTGGAGACAGCCACTGAAAATGAACGCGGCGTCGTAGATATAGAAACGTTAAAAACAACGCAAAGTGACATTATTGAAACCATTGAACAAACATTACAAATACAAAAGCAAGGACGTCAAAAACGTCAACAAGCTGAAGGTGAATTATCAGAGCTTGAAGGAGAATTAAAACGACAATTATTAGATTTAAAAGATGACAAACAATAG
- a CDS encoding ATP-binding cassette domain-containing protein, translated as MTHYIIELQNVCKTLNHKNILNNFSVKIPPKSVTYIQGTNGIGKSITLKIMSQLIKPSKGKLILNGSVSYMPDVFPGNNKVTVDEYLTTVFKIENSRNVKNIKKILNYYYDELNLNQFKNKELKQLSKGTLQKVNIIQTLLKDADIYILDEPFNGLDQQTLNNFIHILKKLKTNKTLILTSHEHKISQALATHILDLNNATYITNSILSELTVKYIVIPYTSYLPKETLQYIDVNQTNQNKTILTVKSEYSNTLLQLLIQNNHTILEVKEEILC; from the coding sequence ATGACTCATTATATAATTGAACTTCAGAACGTCTGTAAAACACTCAATCACAAAAATATACTTAATAATTTTTCGGTGAAAATACCACCAAAATCAGTAACGTACATACAAGGAACCAATGGTATTGGTAAAAGTATTACATTAAAAATAATGTCTCAATTAATTAAACCCAGTAAAGGAAAACTTATACTAAACGGTTCTGTAAGTTATATGCCAGATGTCTTTCCTGGTAATAATAAAGTTACAGTTGATGAATATTTGACTACTGTCTTCAAAATCGAAAATTCTAGAAACGTTAAAAATATAAAAAAAATATTAAATTATTATTATGATGAATTAAACTTAAATCAATTTAAAAATAAAGAATTAAAGCAGCTATCAAAAGGGACATTACAAAAAGTAAATATAATTCAAACTTTATTAAAAGATGCTGATATTTATATTTTGGATGAACCATTTAATGGATTAGACCAGCAAACTCTAAATAACTTTATTCATATACTTAAAAAATTAAAGACAAATAAAACTCTAATATTAACTTCCCATGAACATAAAATTTCACAAGCATTAGCAACACATATATTAGACTTAAATAATGCAACATACATAACGAATAGCATACTCTCGGAATTAACAGTTAAATACATAGTGATACCCTATACATCGTATTTGCCTAAAGAAACATTACAATACATTGATGTTAATCAAACAAATCAAAATAAAACGATACTTACTGTTAAAAGTGAATATAGTAATACATTATTACAACTATTAATACAAAATAACCACACAATACTAGAAGTTAAGGAAGAAATCTTATGTTAA
- a CDS encoding Mid2-like cell wall stress sensor domain protein yields MGFWVIFGITVLIAVYSLITVLTNITSKSQKRTNNANEASNNKIYGIVFVVFLVIAVIEIIVYANS; encoded by the coding sequence ATGGGCTTTTGGGTTATTTTCGGTATAACGGTTTTAATTGCTGTTTACTCACTAATAACAGTATTAACGAATATCACAAGCAAGTCTCAAAAACGTACAAATAATGCTAATGAAGCTTCTAACAATAAAATTTATGGCATTGTTTTTGTCGTATTTTTAGTTATTGCGGTTATTGAAATTATTGTATATGCGAATTCATAA
- the msaA gene encoding regulatory protein MsaA, producing MWTITKIRADYEGWWLFSDWADNIVERDNYDTYDEMLNKYQYKIRKCKEDYDNYLIGKYNIHAFYNNCELGFCEDCDENLQIFYSFIVLNNNNVYYNLPIID from the coding sequence ATGTGGACAATAACTAAAATAAGAGCTGATTATGAAGGATGGTGGCTATTTAGTGATTGGGCTGATAATATAGTAGAACGTGATAATTATGATACTTATGATGAAATGTTAAATAAATATCAATATAAAATTCGCAAATGCAAAGAAGATTACGATAATTATTTAATTGGAAAATACAATATACATGCTTTTTATAATAATTGTGAATTAGGTTTTTGTGAGGATTGTGATGAAAATCTACAAATATTCTATAGTTTTATTGTATTAAATAATAATAATGTTTATTATAATCTTCCAATAATTGATTGA